In Setaria italica strain Yugu1 chromosome IX, Setaria_italica_v2.0, whole genome shotgun sequence, the genomic stretch ACTAACCAAGTTAGAGGAAACAGAGCAAGTACGTTCCTTTTCTTTCCAAAAAACCAAAAAAAGATTGCTCCTTGTTCTTGAAAACCAAACCAAATTGATCATATCTATCCCATCGAGTACATACTTCCATGAATCTGTCTGCATGCAGTTCGCCTTTCGCCCGTGCAGAGGTTGTTTGTTGCAACGTCCACATGCCTTTGCCTTTGCCTTTGCTCCTCTACCTGCTGCGGTCATGGGTAGTTGCGTTGCACTTGCACCTGATCAAACTGTTGTTCGTCATCATCATGAAACATATATGAGCTCAATTCTTGATCCAAGTGATGATCCATGAATATATACTATGCAGCTGTCCAACGGCGACGTGTTCGAGAAGAACCACGACGAGCTTGACTTCGAGTTCCTGGGCAACCGGCGGCGTCACGAGTGGCGGCTGCAGACCAACGTGTACGGCAACGGCAGCACCGACCGGGGCCGCGAGGAGCGGTACCTGATGCCCTTCGACCCCACCGCGGAGGCGCACCGCTTCTCCATCCTGTGGTCCTCCCGCGTGGTCATCTTCTACGTGGACGGCGTGGCGGTCCGCGAGGTGCCCCGCTCCGGCGCCATGGGCGGCGACTACCCTTCCAAGCCCATGGCGCTGTACGCCACCATCTGGGACGGCTCCACCTGGGCCACCGACAACGGCCGCTACAAGGTGAACTACAAGCGCGGGCCCTTCACCGCCGAGTTCTCCGACCTGGTCCTCCGcggctgccccgccgccgccgtgatgAGGCACGAGGACACCGCggcgctgcagctgcagctcggcgccgccgcggagaaCAGGGACCGGTGCGCCGGCGCGGAGTTCGAGCTGATGACGGCGGACTACGCCATCGTGACGCCGCGGAAGCGGATGGagatgcggcggtggcggcagcgccaGATGCTCTACACGGTGTGCTACGACACCAACCGGTACCCGGCGCCCTTCCCCGAGTGCGACGTCAACATGGCCGAGCGCCTGAAGTTCTGGGAGTGGGGCGAGTCCAAGGTCGTCAGGCCCCGAGTACGCGGCCGCTCCGGCAGGCGCCGCCCGGCCACGCAGCTGGTGTCGCTGCAGCAGGCCGACTAGTAGTATAATTACTAATTGGTTACCACGCAattgcaaatgcaatgcaacccATTGTTGCCCTGATGGATCGACTCATTCTTTGACTGGGACGATGTCtgaatcgatcgatcgatgagGGGGCTGGAGTGGTTATGGTTAGTCACCTGACGCGGTGTCCGTTACTACAGTCGCAACCCTCAAACGAAACACATGCTTAGTACACTAGTTGGTATTGGCCATGCACAACCTACTACTACTGGTAGTGGTAGCAGTCTTAAACTTACCAGAAAATGGTTTCAACCATGCCGCAACCATAAGTACCGTACCAGGTGATGCATGGGATTAATGTTGCTGAAAACCACCCATTTCCTGGACTGTTTCTACCGTGCAGAGCTTCACGACTCCAGTGGACCAAAACTACTACTACTTCAACAGAATTTTGTGCCTCCAAACTGCTACTTCAAGGTCTAGCAGCAATCTTTAACTCAAGTGGTGGCAATGCACAACTCAATCCGCCGTTATGGTATTCAGGTTCAAGGGTTTGGGTTAATGGGTTTATGATGTAGAGGTGGCGGTTCAGAAGGGGCGACAGGTGGGCACAAGAACATCACGAAAGAAAGGTAGCGAAGAACAAACTGGGCAGACACGACAGATCCAACGGCATAGGAGCTGACGGCAAGTGCCGTGCAGATGACCTCTCATACGATAGCTTTAATCGACAAACACAAATATTTCCAGACCTTTGTTTGCCTGAATAGAGTAACCACTTGACATGTAACACCATCCGTTACAGTTTggtcaaaaaaagaaaatatcaaaCATATCTAGAGCTACCAGAGAGAAGATGTAAAGGGGATGAAATAAGACATAGTGTTCTTCTCCCTTTTTAAAAAACTGAGACAATAGTATGGAGTTGTAAGGGTCTTAGATCAGCTAGCATACTGAGAAAAGAAGAGAGCAATACTGTAACTAGAGTTACTGAGTTTTCAAGGTCTTAATTGTCtgagaagaaacaagaggaagAAGCAATATTTCAGTTTTCAAAAGTCTTCAAAGAAAAATCTAAAGTCAAATCAGTTTAATGAAGCTAATGTGGCTGGAAGCAGCCCAAGCCAGAGTTTGTCGCAAGTCAGCACTAGCCTCGGGATAAAAGTACAATACAGTGCCAGTTGCCCCTGCCCGACGTTAGTTGCAACCAGGTAGCagagcaacaaaaaaaaacactatcAGCAACTACATCACAAGTAATCGTGAAGATTTGACAAGTTACCATTGTTCTGTTCTCAAGCCTGCCAAACCTAGATACAAGCAGGTGAATTCCTGGGGCGTACCAAGATGGCAAGAATCATTCATGGGTGGAACATTGAATCCCCCCGCATATAGGTTTGAGTGGTTGATATATCAGCATATCATTTCAGAAAAAGGACAATCTTAAACATTAACAAAAGGGTAGGCGACGCTGTCAAAGCTTATTACCAGAATCCCAGCCTACCGTAGGACAATACATCTTACACCCTGTGATTTGGTGATAGAAGGCCCATCTGTTCTGTAAGGTTAGCCATGTGCTCCAGTTTGTTCCATCCATTCTCCTGTGGTGTCTCCCTTGAATCTAGTACGCCTGAATCAACTTCATCAGTATCGACAGAGAGAGGGCTGCCAACCAGGAACTGCTCCCAGAAGGAATCGACGATGGCTGGCAAATCCTGAGTCTCATCGTTGTACAAAATCTCATCAGTCTCGATGGGGACACTATCATCACCCTCTTCGGGCAGGGGGAACTCAGGGCCAGGCATCCCGAAGGGTCCTCCAGGAATATCAGAGTCTTCAGGTACTATGTCTGCCAGATCTGGGAATTCCGGAATAGTGAGATCACCTGGGGCTGGTGCTATAGGCTTTGAAACAGGAGGCACAACAGTCATGTTGGGAACTTGGTTGGATGAGTTGCTGTCCAACACGGCTGGGCACTGAATTTCAGGAGCCACTGAAGACGAACAGATAGCTGAAAGCCCAGAGCTCGCAGCCACATACGGCAAACCTGAGGTAGCTGGAACCTCTGCAAGGGTGACCCCAGAATTCCTGGTTGATGAAGAGCTGTCAAAACCTTGAGCAGCTGGCATATAATTCTCCAGTAGAAAATTATCTGAATTGCCCACAGATTCAAGTCTATGTGAAGCATCTAGCTTTAGGATCTTCCTTAGCATTGCTTTGGCAGCTTCGTTGATCATAGGCTGATACTTGATAATTTGACCGTCCAATGAGGCAGAAGCACTTTCAGAGTCTAGGCCACCATCTTGCTTGGGTAGCCTCCTCTTCTTGTTCACGGCTACTATTCTCCTCCTGCTGTTCTCGTTTTGCTGTACAAACTGTGCTAGGAAACCAGGACTTTGCATTGCTTTGGCCAGGAAAGACATCATCTGTTGCTGTCGTGACTCCATCCCTTGAAGACGCTTCCCCAGAGTCTGCAGCTGATGGTCAGTTGTTTGTTGTTGCTGTCTCAGCCTGACAAGCTCTTGCATAAGAACATTCTTATCCCTTTTCAACCGTTCTATCTCTTCCTCCAACCCAAATTTACCCACCTCTACACAGGCTGGCAAAGGAGCGTTCTGCAACTGGGGCTGCTGCGGTTGGCTGTTCCCCTGCAATGATGGTTTCCTTCTATTGATAGTCTTCAGTAGATGTTTTTGTCCTCTCAGAAACCCCTCGTTTGCAAATTCCCATCTGTCTGGATCAACCTTTCTAAACCCCTGATCAAAAGGCACCAAAGAGATCATTAGGAGTGCAATTGAGTTGGTGGCTGTGAAAATCTTACTCTTGACTGGTAATAGATTCACTGGATGTAGCGTAAATATCAAATATAATCAACTTATCCTGGTGCGGGGGTAGTTTAACAATCACCTTTTTTTTATCGAACACTAGCTCAGAAAAAACAAGCTAAAGTACAGAGCAAACtgaaagaacaaatcagcataTGTTCTTACAGAgcatatttttgaatttttaacAACTCAATAGGGTAATGAAGTACAGACAGCTTATATTGCAAAATGTCTTATAGTAACATATTGAGTCAGTAATAATGTATTCCGGTGTGATTAAATGCCTCAGGAATTTACAATCTAAATGTAAAATCCTAAAAAAGTTGTGGTTCCATGGCTTATTCAAATAGCAGAAAGCCGAGGAGACTATACAACAGTAAAACATGCACCTGAATGGGGCAAGAAATATTCTTAGCTTACAAAGAACAGATTATGATTTATATTCAAGAAAACTCATGAGATTTCTTTTCAGCGGCATTTATTATCTACTTAATAAGAGATATTCCACTTGTTCTATAGTTAAATCAGAAACCAGAAGCAGCCTGTAACCATGCAACATAAACAATCAACTGTTCCTAGGTCTCTAAACGTTGGCATCTCATAACTGCACAGGCTTGAATTGGTTCTGAAGTATAATGGACACATAGGAATAATATTCTAAGTCATAGTCACAGGGATCAGGGCTGAAGGTGCATTCAACAACCCCAGGACATCGTCCCCATTCGAGAGTCAAGGTCGAACAGGGTTGACATCCCAATGGAGGCAGGGTTCTTGTCCTGTTAGGGATCGTGGTCTGAGGTGTAACTTTGAAAGATAACAAAATTTCAAAATGAGTATATAAAAGACATATGTACCCAAACGTAATATGACTCTAGTGTTATGGATCATATACAGAACTGAATTTATGAATTCTCTTGGTGACTAAGAAATACATGTTGGGTATAGAATGGAATCTGGACATAAAGATGTAGTCAGTTCCATGTGCTTACACTAAAAGGCAACTCTAGTAGGTAAAGTAGTAACCAAACGGAAGCATCCTTGAAGCAAAATATTTTAAGGCAATTCCAGGCCTAAACTTTTGATGCCACCAAACCTAACAGATCTTTGACTTTCTATAGGATGGTGCTCAATTTGACACATGACAAAGTTCAAGAGCCCACTGAGAAAATGGCATGCTAAAGCGTCGTGTTAATCAAGCGATTCAAGTATCTACAGAAGATTCTCcctcaagcaaaaaaaaaatggtagtTGAAGGTTGTAGCTCTGCAGCCTTATCAAAGCAAGCGCTGTTATGTTCTCTATTGTTCTTGTCTTCTATATTTGCCTTGAAGAAATACATTGGCATGAAACAAATTATTCAGAGCTGATAAACTACGAGCTATGAAATGCAATTTAGGAAGGTAATATTCCAATTTGGCAAAATAGGCATCTTGGTCCCTGAACTTTACACAGAGGATCAACttcatccctcaactttcagattggccaatttagtccctcaactttcgtTTCTGGGTCAAACTCATCCTTGTGCTGATATGTGGCTCCAAATTGGTATGAAACTAATAACAAAGGTCCATTTGAACCTtagttattttctcttttcAATTTTCACCTTTAGGATTATAATAACgtatgatccaaaataaatatgagGATGCATATGTTTGCCGAGGGAGTACGAATACATACATGGAGCATGTATAATGTACCACGAGTATGTGAGCACATGTTGATTTTAGAACATGCCTACACACATTGAGTTGTATATATACCAAAAGAATATGAGTAAATACTTGTTTGAGTACATATATTTTGCCTATCAAATTCGTATGAGCACATGCATGAATTACTTTAAAGAGTACGGGTAGATACACTTTTTAGAAACCATATTTTGTGTCagtttaaaaatatattattatGTGTATGTATTAAGGGAGTATGAGCATATACATGTTTGACCTAGATGAGCCAAGGGGAAAATGGACTTTTTGCATTAATTTTATGCTAACATAGAGCACCACATCAACACAAGGACGAGTTTGacccaaaaataaaagttgagggactaaattggCCAATCTGAAAGTTCAGGGACCAAAGTGCCTATTTTGCCTTCCAATTTCTAGATTCTAATCTGATCACAAACAGACAGTGATGCTGATTAACTTAAAAAACCTGGAGAGGGAGGTCTAAGGAAATAAGAACTCAGTTATATTTAAGACAAATCTGGTTGTGAAACAAGAGCTACCAGCTTGTACGAGCTGCCGTCCAGAACTTGATATCAGCTAAAACATGTTACAAGCACGCATGATTCCATTGTCTCGGCACCAAAATCCCCAAAACTGAAGAGCGTAGACTAACAAGAGGCGCACAGTAAGTCTTAACGGGCACTTACGTAGGTGTTGAGTTGCCTAACGAAGGAGGAGAAGTTGCTGTGCTTGAAGTACTTGGGCAGGAGGTCCCTTGCGAACTCGGGCGTGTTCCAGACGATGAAGCTGTTGTTCCCGGGGCCCCAGGACACGACGTCGTCCGTGGCCGGGTCGTCCACCATCTCGTACGTCTTCATgaggaagggcggcggcggcgcgttggCCGCCCCCCCGCCGTTGCCGACCGCCGCGTGCGCGGATGCCGCGGGGGCCGGGGCCACCGGAGGCGCCACCGCCGTGGTCaccgtcgccgcggccgccgccgcggcagccgcggccgctgccgctgcgACACCGCCCTGCATCTCCGGCGCGATCCGTGCGGTGGCCTCTCTCAGCCGCCATGGGGTGGGGCGGGACGGCTAGGGTTAGgagctgcgcgcgcgcgcgggcggagGGCGGGGTGGGGATCGCGTGCGATTGGAGCGAGAAGGTTGATGAGGGTTGGGTGCACCGGGATTTGCAGGgggggcgagagagagagagagagaggggaaaggAAAGGAATGGGGAATTGGAATGGGGCAAGGCGACGCCAGGGGATAGAGCTTGGCCTGCTTGGGCGCCGCATTTTAAATACTTGTTTATTAGCGGGGGGCGTTTGTGTAAAATGGCGCGAGGCCTACTAACCTAAGAGAGGAACGTGACCATCGTCGTCTCTCACTCAATCTCTGTTCCTCCGCCGGGAGTCAGTCCAGTCCAGATCCTACGAACAATTGAACATACACTGATGAATGGTACGGTGCATGCGTTGTGTACCGTCCATGCGGCCATGTCGGATACGTCTTCCGTTTGGAAAGGAGAGGAGGTATTTTTTGATCTTGCTTCTACTATGGAGTATAATTGTGTTTTTATCCATATTATTTCAATTTTGTGATTTTACTCTCAACTATTCACGAGTCAATACAATTTTACCTTTGGTCTTTACATATTTGCACCTGTTTGTACTTGTTTTGGTCGTTGACTAAGGGCATAATCGCATTaagggtaaaatcacaaagttgagaAAAATGATGGCAAAATCACAACTACAAATCAAAGTAGGGGTAAGAACACAAATACCCCTTACTTAAATTATCGGGCGCAGGGCATGCGTTTCGCATGATGGCAACTGATAAGGTTTTTATGATTAAACTTGCTCATTATAGGATCTCGATCCGGTTCGGATGCTCGTATGTTTTGAATTTATTTCAGGTTTTAATCATCGCTGTTTTTTATAGTACGCGATGTGCTTGTCAATAGCGAGGCGCCAATGTTATCGTCAATCTCAAGAATCTGCTAGCTCAGTCACTCGGAAGCGCTTACAGGGGTAGGGTTGCATCCATCTATACGATCTTCTACGCTTGTACTATGTTTcgccaaaaaaatatattaaatggATGATACAAGTTAGTCTGCAGCTGTCGTCCTCACTCGTACGGCTCATATTTAAGCTTGTTGTTTaatactccctctatttcaaattataggttgttttaacttttctaaatttataggtTTTTGCATGCATCATATCACTTTAGCTTTAGAACACATAAAATCAATAATTTATCAAAAGTGTTACCAGGTGCCTGaaagcatctaggcccctaattTGTATTTTGGTAATTAATGACAACCTTTGTGGCCTAACAATTTCATTGGAGATAGGAGTTTAGGCTAGTCCGGAGTTGAATTGAGCTTCAATGGATGCTATGGTGATAGCTTGGATGAATTCGCTTTGGAAAGCTCAATGCAAAGGCATATGATAGGGCTTTTCTGTTTTGCCGGTCCAGAGGTGCTTAGTGGATGATAGTTGACTCGATTAATAGGCTAGATAGCCGTACTATCAACAGCGGTCAATTTCATTTGCTTGATGATTCTATAGTgccactttgctcaaacaattgCATTGTATGCATATAGGTTATCTCGTATGAAAAGTGGATAGAACAATGGTGAAAATGATTTCTGGAAAATTGCTAACGTGCTAGTACGGTGGACAGTCTCAGCAGACCATTCTATGACTTAGTCGTTTTCGAGCCTGTTCTGTTGCGCTGAAAAATGAAAGGGCGGACAGTCTGACAATAGGTTTGGTTTTTAGACAGAACCAGTTCTTGATCTGGTGGGCACGAGGTTATAGAGGCAGATGGTCCGCCTCCGGTTGGCAGATGGTCCGCCACAAGATCAAATATTTGGACAGAACCATTCTTAGTTCCATGTGTGGCTTCGATGCGAACGGCGGACGATCCGGCCCCAGGTGCGGACGGTCCACCAGCTAACTTTGAAAGTTAGACTGAACCATTTTGGTTCTAAGTGCTGGGCGAAGTTGTGAGGCGGATGATCTGTTGTACTAATCTTTGTCCTGGACATGTCTAATAGCTCCCTGCGTGCATATGAATTTGAACTGCGAAGGGTGAACGGTCCACCTGTGCTGCAACGGTCGTTTTTGACACGCGTTTATTGCTGTTATAGCCATTGGGATGAATGGCGGACGGTCAGCGCTCATAGAGGCAGACGGTCTGCCAATCCCCTATTTCTATGCGTTTTGAACATAATGGCTAGTGTGAGGGGTTGGCTCTATAAATAGCTCATGCCCGGGCGTGGGAAATCTCTCTTGGCACTTAGGAAAGCATTCTTGACATACTTGagccttcttccttctctctctctcactcacttTGGTTAGAGGTTGCATTCTTGTGAGATTGAGAGCATCCTAGTGTATTGCATCAAGAGTTAGAGCTTTGTGGCACTATGGGAGTCTTCAAGCAAGCGTCATTGGCTTGTTACTTTTGGAGGTTACCGCCTTCTAGATGGCTTGGAGATTGTGGAGTCATTGAGCCCTTCAAGAAAATTGTGAAGGAGCCCCGGCTATTCTTGTGAGATGTTTTGTGCTCACCTCGCCGGAGCAGTAAAGAGCAACTCTAGTGGAATCGAGGTTTGGAGAGGTTTTTTGATTCAAGCCGGCTCAAGATCAAGCGAAGTCTTGATAGAGGAGCGGTTGGAAcattgaatccacctcaacATGGATTAGAGGTGACCGGCAAGTCATTAACACTACGGGAAAATTCGTCTCTTGTCTTTGGTTATTTATTTGCTCAATTTCATTATTACAATTTACTTTGAGCAATTACATTACTAGAGATTGAATTGTATCTTGTCACCCTAGGTTGCAAACCCTTACCTAGTTATAGTAAGAGTAGAAATAAAAATTTTCTTATGttactaattaaatttatttaatGTTATGATTTTAGTTGAAGGTATCCTGGATCCTACAGTGTCTTTCATTGAATAATGTAAATAATATAACAGATAGAGGACTTGTACCCCTATCCAATTTGGACTGTTTGGTCTCATCCAGAGCGACATTCTCCTTCGCAAAATGGCGACAGGCCCGCCATTGCTGTGTGAAGAGCTCCTTGCGGCCTAGCACCAGACACAAGGACTCTCCTCTCTTCGATGTGTAGCATGACTTTTATTTTCATCAATGTAATAGTTACTGTAACCCTACCAGaactttctcttcttcttaaagAAATCGGCAACGCTCCTGCTAacgttttaaaaaaaaattggatatTGCTGGGCAATCGGAAATCAGACACTACAAAAAGATCATTCATTTAGCGAGAGGCCCACCGCACAGTATTCTTAAAACGCACATAACACACACCACCACTCACACTGCATGCACACACGCGTGCGCGTCCTACGCACACGCTATGGGAGAGATTGAAGGGTGTGCGCGGGAAATGCACAGTACCAATGAAACTCGTGCGTACCGTGTTTgatactatgtgctaaactttagcagtgtcacatcggacattcggatgctaattagaaggactaaaaatgagctaattataaaaccaattgcaaaactcctatgctaattcgcgagacaaatctattaagcataattaatccatcattagcaaatggttactgtagcaccacattgtcaaatcatggactaattaggcttaatagattcgtctcgcgaattagactccatctgtgcaattagttttgtaattagtctatatttaatactcctaattagcatccaaacatccgatgtgaggtgctaaacttagcaatgggtatccaaacaccccctgaccCAGGCGCTACAGTAGAGTGAGCAGTCCGGCCACTGGTCCCTGGCTGGGCCGGCCAAGCAGGTGATGGGgcagttttcttcttcttttctccacATTCCACGCGATTGACTCGAGTCACCCGAACCCGACCAGAGACCGGGTCGTTCAGATTCCGCACCCCCACCACGCCGACTCGCCATTGGCCACCACCACGTCCTCCGCAGCCGACGCCAACTTTCCCCACTTCACCGAGAGGACGCAAGCAGCAATGGCGACTCCACCGTCACCGATCCTCCTgtgtctcctcctcctcgtcgcctcccCCTTTCTCCCACGTGCCGCAGCCGCGGCGGGTCCCGCGCCGctgtcctcctcctctttcGACGCCGGGCTGGCGAAGCTCCAGGCGCGGATCGGCTACGCCTTCCGCGCGCCggacctcctccgccgcgccatGACGCACGCCTCCTACTCCCGCGAGAAcggccgcgcgctcgccgtcctgggcctcgccgccgcccagtcCGCCGCGGTGctcggcgccctcgccgccgacaACGATGCCGCGGCCTCCGTCGTGTCGCGCCGCGCCACCGAGGCGGCCTCCGAggccgcgtgcgccgccgcggggacgCACGTCGGGATCCCGGCCATCGTGCGCGTCGCCAGCCGGACCAGCGCGTCCGCGGCACCCGTCGTCTGCGGCGCGCTTCGGGCCCTCATCGGCGCGGTCGCCGTCGACGCCAATAGCACGGACGCCGCCGGGGACGTGTTCTGGAGGCTGCACGTGCTCGCTGCTGCAtctgctgccaccgccgctaTCTGAGGCCTCCAGGCCGGGGTAGTTGCTGCTCAACTCTTCTGATGTTCACCTGCCACTTTACTACTAGGCTCTCCTGGCAGCATGCTATGCTCCATCCAGGAATGTCCATTTGGATTTCTGGCAGTGGCAGCAATAAAATCTGATGGATCATGGAACATGAATTTTCGTTTGAGACAGTTGGCACATCATTGCTCTAAATATGG encodes the following:
- the LOC101766891 gene encoding probable xyloglucan endotransglucosylase/hydrolase protein 30, whose amino-acid sequence is MAACWHHYQVPVALLVAALTMMIMARPAAGSDVPTIAFDEGFTPLFGEANMERSPDDRTVRLTLNRYSGSGFISSHYYHHGFFSAAIRLPKDHTAGVVVAFYLSNGDVFEKNHDELDFEFLGNRRRHEWRLQTNVYGNGSTDRGREERYLMPFDPTAEAHRFSILWSSRVVIFYVDGVAVREVPRSGAMGGDYPSKPMALYATIWDGSTWATDNGRYKVNYKRGPFTAEFSDLVLRGCPAAAVMRHEDTAALQLQLGAAAENRDRCAGAEFELMTADYAIVTPRKRMEMRRWRQRQMLYTVCYDTNRYPAPFPECDVNMAERLKFWEWGESKVVRPRVRGRSGRRRPATQLVSLQQAD
- the LOC101767300 gene encoding heat stress transcription factor A-1, with the protein product MQGGVAAAAAAAAAAAAAATVTTAVAPPVAPAPAASAHAAVGNGGGAANAPPPPFLMKTYEMVDDPATDDVVSWGPGNNSFIVWNTPEFARDLLPKYFKHSNFSSFVRQLNTYGFRKVDPDRWEFANEGFLRGQKHLLKTINRRKPSLQGNSQPQQPQLQNAPLPACVEVGKFGLEEEIERLKRDKNVLMQELVRLRQQQQTTDHQLQTLGKRLQGMESRQQQMMSFLAKAMQSPGFLAQFVQQNENSRRRIVAVNKKRRLPKQDGGLDSESASASLDGQIIKYQPMINEAAKAMLRKILKLDASHRLESVGNSDNFLLENYMPAAQGFDSSSSTRNSGVTLAEVPATSGLPYVAASSGLSAICSSSVAPEIQCPAVLDSNSSNQVPNMTVVPPVSKPIAPAPGDLTIPEFPDLADIVPEDSDIPGGPFGMPGPEFPLPEEGDDSVPIETDEILYNDETQDLPAIVDSFWEQFLVGSPLSVDTDEVDSGVLDSRETPQENGWNKLEHMANLTEQMGLLSPNHRV
- the LOC101767698 gene encoding protein NUCLEAR FUSION DEFECTIVE 2; translation: MATPPSPILLCLLLLVASPFLPRAAAAAGPAPLSSSSFDAGLAKLQARIGYAFRAPDLLRRAMTHASYSRENGRALAVLGLAAAQSAAVLGALAADNDAAASVVSRRATEAASEAACAAAGTHVGIPAIVRVASRTSASAAPVVCGALRALIGAVAVDANSTDAAGDVFWRLHVLAAASAATAAI